The Ruania alba genome window below encodes:
- a CDS encoding response regulator transcription factor has translation MTDPIRVLLADDQALVRGALAALLRLEDDIDVVAEVGNGTDVVGAAAEHGAQVCLLDIEMPGMDGIAVAQQLRVELRQVRSLMVTTFGRPGYLRRALEAGASGFVVKDTPATELAEAIRSVHAGRRVVDPALATESLAGGPNPLNDRERQILRECLDGEPLSAIAARIHLSPGTVRNYVSSAIGKVGAANRIEAARVADRNGWL, from the coding sequence GTGACCGATCCGATCAGGGTGCTGCTGGCCGACGACCAGGCACTGGTGCGCGGGGCGCTCGCCGCCCTGCTCCGCCTGGAGGACGACATCGACGTGGTGGCGGAAGTGGGCAACGGGACGGACGTCGTCGGGGCGGCCGCCGAACACGGCGCCCAGGTGTGCCTGCTGGACATCGAGATGCCCGGGATGGACGGGATCGCGGTGGCGCAGCAGCTGCGGGTGGAGCTGCGCCAGGTGCGCTCGTTGATGGTGACGACCTTCGGGCGCCCCGGATACCTGCGCCGGGCGCTCGAGGCCGGTGCGAGCGGTTTCGTCGTGAAGGACACGCCTGCCACCGAGCTCGCCGAGGCCATCCGGTCCGTGCATGCCGGGCGGCGGGTGGTTGACCCGGCACTTGCCACCGAATCCCTGGCCGGCGGGCCGAACCCGTTGAACGACCGGGAGCGGCAGATCCTGCGCGAGTGCCTGGACGGAGAACCGTTGAGCGCGATCGCGGCGCGGATCCACCTCAGCCCTGGCACGGTCCGTAACTACGTCTCCTCCGCGATCGGCAAGG